The following coding sequences lie in one Rutidosis leptorrhynchoides isolate AG116_Rl617_1_P2 chromosome 4, CSIRO_AGI_Rlap_v1, whole genome shotgun sequence genomic window:
- the LOC139842930 gene encoding peroxisomal acyl-coenzyme A oxidase 1-like: MLQVARFLVKTVSELGYKKPVGTTAYMGRVADLMEKNCTVQTAAEWLNPSAIIEAFESRAARMAVHCGKQLSKFENPEEGFAELVADLVEAAVV, from the exons ATGCTACAG GTTGCACGGTTTCTTGTGAAGACAGTTTCGGAACTGGGATACAAAAAGCCTGTTGGGACAACAGCTTATATGGGTCGAGTGGCAGATCTGATGGAGAAGAATTGTACTGTTCAAACTG CTGCGGAGTGGCTAAACCCTAGTGCAATAATTGAAGCATTTGAGTCAAGGGCTGCTCGAATGGCTGTACACTGTGGTAAACAGTTATCTAAGTTTGAAAACCCTGAAGAAGGTTTTGCAGAACTAGTAGCCGATTTAGTTGAGGCAGCagttgtgtga